One genomic window of Elusimicrobiota bacterium includes the following:
- a CDS encoding DUF3467 domain-containing protein, protein MEEFKKNEIQIEIDEVTAQGAYANLAMISHSESEFILDFIFMQPQNPKARVRSRIITSPIHAKRILSALKDNVAKYESRFGEIKANILQDDKKIGFYN, encoded by the coding sequence ATGGAAGAATTCAAAAAAAATGAAATTCAGATTGAAATTGATGAAGTAACCGCGCAAGGAGCTTATGCCAACCTAGCAATGATTAGCCACTCAGAAAGCGAATTTATTTTAGATTTCATTTTCATGCAGCCTCAAAATCCGAAAGCGCGCGTTAGAAGCAGGATTATCACTTCTCCTATTCACGCAAAACGGATCCTTTCAGCTTTGAAGGATAATGTCGCCAAATACGAATCAAGGTTTGGCGAAATCAAGGCAAATATCCTTCAGGATGACAAAAAAATCGGGTTTTATAATTGA